A genomic region of Tamandua tetradactyla isolate mTamTet1 chromosome 2, mTamTet1.pri, whole genome shotgun sequence contains the following coding sequences:
- the LOC143674137 gene encoding histone H3.3A-like → MARTKQTARKSTGGKAPRKQLATKAARESAPSTGGVKKPHRYRPGTVALREIRRRYQKSTELLIRKLPFQRLVREIAQDFKTDLRFQSAAIGELQEASEAYLVGLFEDTNLCAIHAKRVTIMPKDIQLARRIRGERA, encoded by the coding sequence ATGGCCCGAACCAAGCAGACTGCTCGTAAATCCACTGGTGGGAAAGCTCCCCGCAAACAGCTGGCCACCAAGGCCGCCCGGGAAAGCGCCCCCTCTACCGGCGGGGTAAAGAAGCCCCATCGTTACAGGCCCGGAACCGTGGCGCTTCGAGAGATTCGTCGTCGCTACCAGAAGTCGACCGAGCTTCTGATCCGGAAGCTGCCTTTCCAGAGGTTGGTGAGGGAGATCGCTCAGGATTTCAAAACTGACTTGAGGTTTCAGAGCGCGGCCATTGGCGAGCTTCAGGAGGCTAGTGAAGCGTACCTGGTGGGTTTATTTGAAGACACCAATCTGTGTGCCATCCACGCAAAGAGAGTCACCATCATGCCCAAAGACATCCAGTTGGCTCGCCGGATACGGGGAGAGAGAGCTTAA